In one window of Mesoplodon densirostris isolate mMesDen1 chromosome 4, mMesDen1 primary haplotype, whole genome shotgun sequence DNA:
- the CD276 gene encoding CD276 antigen, translating to MLCGPGSTGMRVATALGVLWFCLAGAAVEVRIPEDPVVALLGTDATLRCSFSPEPGLSLAQLNLIWQLTDTKQLVHSFAWGRDQGSAYANRTALFPDLLAQGNASLRLQRVRVTDEGSFTCFLNIRDFGSGSAAVSLQVAAPYSKPSLTLEPNKDLRPGDTVTITCSSYRGYPEAEVFWRDGQGALLTGNVTTSQTAKEQGLFDVRSVLRVVLGANGTYSCLVRNPVLQQDAHGSVTITPHRNPTGAVEVQVPEDPVVALVGTDATLRCSFSPEPGFSLAQLNLIWQLTDTKQLVHSFAEGRDQGSAYANRTALFPDLLAQGNASLRLQRVRVADEGSFTCFVSIRDFGSAAVSLQVAAPYSKPSMTLEPNKDLRPGDTVTITCSSYRGYPEAEVFWRDGQGAPLTGNVTTSQMANEQGLFDVRSVLRVVLGANGTYSCLVRNPVLQQDAHGSVTITGQPMTFPPEALWVTVGLSVCLVALLVALAFVCWRKIKQSCEEENAGAEDQDGDGEGSKTALRPLKHSESKEDDGPEIA from the exons ATGCTGTGTGGACCGGGCAGCACGGGTATGCGTGTGGCCACTGCCCTGGGAGTGCTGTGGTTCTGCCTCGCAG GCGCCGCAGTGGAAGTCCGGATCCCTGAAGACCCCGTGGTGGCCCTCCTGGGCACTGACGCCACCCTGCGCTGCTCCTTCTCACCCGAGCCCGGCCTCAGCCTGGCACAGCTCAACCTCATCTGGCAGCTGACAGACACCAAACAGCTGGTGCACAGCTTCGCCTGGGGCCGCGACCAGGGCAGCGCCTATGCCAATCGCACTGCGCTCTTCCCAGACCTGCTGGCTCAGGGCAACGCGTCCCTGAGGCTGCAGCGCGTGCGCGTGACTGATGAGGGCAGCTTCACCTGCTTTCTGAACATCCGGGACTTTGGCAGCGGCAGCGCCGCGGTCAGCCTGCAGGTGGCAG CCCCCTACTCAAAGCCCAGCCTGACCCTGGAGCCCAACAAGGATCTGCGGCCCGGGGACACGGTGACCATCACGTGCTCCAGCTACCGGGGCTACCCCGAGGCCGAAGTGTTCTGGCGGGATGGGCAGGGTGCGCTCTTGACCGGCAACGTAACCACGTCGCAGACGGCTAAGGAGCAGGGCTTGTTTGACGTGCGCAGTGTCCTGAGAGTGGTGTTGGGCGCTAATGGCACCTACAGCTGCCTGGTGCGCAACCCCGTGCTGCAGCAGGACGCTCATGGCTCTGTCACCATCACACCGCATAGAAACCccacag GCGCTGTGGAAGTCCAGGTTCCCGAAGACCCCGTGGTAGCCCTCGTGGGCACTGACGCCACCCTGCGCTGCTCCTTCTCTCCCGAGCCCGGCTTCAGCCTGGCACAGCTCAACCTCATCTGGCAGCTGACAGACACCAAACAGCTGGTGCACAGCTTCGCTGAGGGCCGCGACCAGGGCAGCGCCTATGCCAATCGCACTGCGCTCTTCCCAGACCTGCTGGCTCAGGGCAACGCGTCCCTGAGGCTGCAGCGCGTGCGCGTGGCTGATGAGGGCAGCTTCACCTGCTTCGTGAGCATCCGGGACTTCGGCAGCGCTGCGGTCAGCCTGCAGGTGGCAG ccccctaCTCAAAGCCCAGCATGACCCTGGAGCCCAACAAGGACCTGCGGCCTGGGGACACGGTGACCATCACGTGCTCCAGCTACCGGGGCTACCCCGAGGCCGAAGTGTTCTGGCGGGATGGGCAGGGTGCGCCCTTGACTGGCAACGTAACCACGTCGCAGATGGCTAACGAGCAGGGCTTGTTCGACGTGCGCAGTGTCCTGAGAGTGGTGTTGGGTGCTAATGGCACCTACAGCTGCCTGGTGCGCAACCCCGTGCTGCAGCAGGACGCTCATGGCTCTGTCACCATCACAG gGCAGCCCATGACATTCCCCCCTGAGGCCCTGTGGGTGACCGTGGGGCTCTCTGTCTGTCTCGTCGCACTGTTGGTGGCCCTGGCCTTCGTGTGTTGGAGAAAGATCAAACAGAGCTGTGAGGAGGAGAATGCAG GCGCTGAGGACCAGGATGGGGATGGAGAAGGATCCAAGACGG CCCTGCGGCCTCTGAAACACTCTGAAAGCAAAGAAG ATGATGGACCAGAAATAGCCTGA